Genomic DNA from Prunus persica cultivar Lovell chromosome G1, Prunus_persica_NCBIv2, whole genome shotgun sequence:
attatagggagccactaggggtcctttctctctcctcagatttaggagctcctagaagtctccctattttagtAGGTGGATAGAGAGCATAGTAGGAGTTGTATTTGTCCTATTCCTctataaaatttgtctaaggaggTGATTTAGGGAGTCATTATGGATGCTCTTATTAGGTGTTTTGGAGTGCTTCCCTTATTTTGCTTAATGAGTGCACCGCCATTTACAggtcaatttttttcattcttttccaATGCCCATTATGCCCTTCATTTGCTGTCTTTGTAACCAATTGAATCACGCAATTTGGGCAAAGGGTCACTAGTGTAgtttggagcaattgctcTGCCAGGAAAGGTCCTGAATTCGAGTCCTAACATCCGTGTAGTATGTGCGTGAGTTTAATACATTGTTGACCCTCTCAATAAGAAAGgttctcaaaaaagaaaaaacataggATGCTTAGGTTGTAATCGTAGAAATGTATAACATATCTTAATAACTAGCTTCTCTCTTGGTCACAATTCATGTTCTCTTTTCCCTTCCCGATTTCTTTTAGCTGATTTTGCTTCTAGTTGTCAATATCTAtctttatgtattttatttttgtaataatTAAACATTATTTGTAAGAAGTTGATTATAAATACATAGAGAATATTTACAACAGCTTtgtataatattttcttttgaattcaaaataatgATCCAAAtattcattttctaattttcacTGCTAGGATTGGCATTATATATGCAGCATGcttaaacattttaaaaaatttgttgctGATATAGAGTATAGTATGCCACGTATGTTGGTTTTTGGAGCTACTCATTTTCATATAGGTTCCATCTTTGTTATAGATGATACTTCGGGTTGTCCCCGGTTGATTTCctagaaaaaaatttgtcaaTAGGGCATTGCAAACATGGGTTAGGAGCCAGGGTAGTACCCCTTTGCACTCAAGTTTGAATCCCCATATAGTAGATTAATAGTTTAGAATATTACTTGTATTTAGaaatcatattatatatataaggtaAGACTGGTGTTACTTAACATGAAAATAATAAGTTAGGTTTTATTTTCTAAGGACCGATTTGGGAGTGCTTCTACAAAAAAGAACTTATTCTCATACACGCTTTTATTAGAAGATCTCgaaattttagctaaaaatcCAAGTGCTTCTTGAAAATGTTCCTACCATATGCTTCTCCATAAAGTGCTTTTACGATTCATTAGCGCTTCTAAATTGTTCTACCAAACATAGTTATGCATATGGTTGTCAGAAAGCACTTTTAGCCTCAAAAGTACTCCCACACAAACCTTACGTGAAACTCTAGCATATTTGgttgataatttatttttttttcagtcgAAGTTTTGGATGCGGGATGGCGAGATGTCATTAGGGTTCAAACCTGAGACTACTAACATGCAGACAAATACTCTTACCACTGAGCTATGAACCCATTAGCGCATATTTGGTTGTTATTGGTTACCTAAAAAGTTAGGGTTTAAATGCATTCCATGATCGACTAGTAGTGTCATAATGCTACAAAtcactaccaccaccaccaccaccaccttcatGCATGGTTATTACGTACTATCAGTTATCATTTTAGTAGTTCTACGTAACGTTATACTAGCACATGAAAACTATCGAATTATGTATAACCATTGTTAACATTTCTAAAATACTAGCTACAGTTTATCAGTTCCACTCCAAACATTTCTAAACACAATTTTTCGGAAATTGAGGGGATTGTAATTTATTCATAAATGAACCACATTATAAGTATAAAGATAAAGATTTAAGACACGAGGATGGAGCCAGGAGTTCTGTGGTTCAAATATTTTCACCGGCCAGAAACATCCCATAGTGTTTCCCACCGACTAAAAAGAGTAACGGCCCATGGTATTTTCAAAACCACCCTCCTAGACACAAACAGCCCATGGTTTCATTTcatctataaaaataacctaAGGAGCAGTCAGGTGGTATGTGTCAACAGAAAAACCCTTCTGCCGTCTCCAGTTTAAGTTTGGGGGCtcctgtgtgtgtgtgagagagagagagataaatgGTGAAGGCGTCTGAGTTTTCTGAAGGCCaagatgaagaggaagatgaggcTAGAACTGGAGAGTCTGATCCAGGCTTCAAAATCGCGTCGATGATTTACCAGAGGTACAActccatttttaattttatatatatatatatatgttatcaATAACCTTGTGCTATTAGGGTTTCATAATCATGATTCTTTAGATCCAGATCTGGAAAATTGGGAGCTCCTTTTGATAAATATGTTCCAATTTCGCcgttttttattaaatttttctaGATttagtcttcttcttctagaaTCTGAAGTCTCTTTTTAACAAATCATCCTATGCCGTAAAAACATCCACTAAATTTAAAGGAAATTTATTCGTTATTGTAACCAATCGCCGTTTGGTGATTCAATCGATGTTACTTGATTTGTAGATCTAAGAGTCCTATTAGAATTTTAACATGTCTAGCATATTTGCTCATGGTTTGGAAATTCTTTGTTTCAAAACCCTCTAGTCTGAGTATATTTTCTCATGGTTTTGATGTATAATCTTCTGGTTTTGATAACCCTTTGGTTTTGATGATGTAccagaattatatatatgtatccaATGCTACACAAATTGGAAGCTAACAATGGTAGTGGGATCATGAAGCCTCTAAACATATCCAAATCTTCAATCTGCTCAATTAACGGAAACCCTGCTGATTTTAACATGCCGGAAGTAGGAAACCGGTACATGATTAGAGGTGAAGACCTAAAATTTGGGAAGCGGATTCCTTTTTCAAGAAGGCGTGGCTTAGTTAAAGTGGATCAGCACAAGTGGCAGAGAAATATGAAAGCCCTCTACCAAAAAGGAAACGtataccaaaaagaaaacgtAACAGAAACCCTCCTCATTGAATTTGAGGAGGTTCTCACTTGCTCATGATATACGCTTTTTAGTATTTCCTTTCCTTGTTTAAATTAGTTTCTGAATTCTATTGTATTCTGCAGGGAAAATTTTTCCAAGAAAAGGCACGTGAAGTAGATGAAGAgtcaaatgaaatgattcttAGAACAAGGTTATTAGCATCCTTTTCgttgaaatttttatggtGTGTGTTTCTACTCTTTGCGGACATTGATTAATGGTGGTGTATAGACTTTCAAAATgttaatttttctattttattgtgTTCTTGATCAGAAATGTTGAGACACAAGGAGAAATAGTGCTCAACTTGCATGGAAAATGTTTTCAAGAAAAGACAAGTGAAGTAGATAAGGAgtcaaatgaaatgattcttAGAACGAGGTTAGCATCCTTTTCGTTGAAGTTTTGTGTCGTGTGTTTCTACTCTTTGTGGACATTGATTAATGGTGGTGTATAGAGTTCCAcaatgttaattaatttttttcttttattgtgtTCCTCGTTAGAAATGTTGAGACACAAGGAGAAATAGTGCTTGACTATTGCAtggacattttttttttctaagaaaaGGCATGTGAAGCAGATAAGGATTCGAATGAAATGACTCTTAAGACGAGGTGAGTCACGGAGTCCCACAATGTTAATTTTAAGGTGTTGTTAAACGaactttaaaattaactgagtacaccctaaaccctaaagtaCACCCTACCACACcatcaaattatttattgaattacaattttacccaaatataaaatgaccaaaaaatatatattgaattgtgaaacaaatgtaATTTCATTGTGTACACTTTACTCACAATATCCAACCCTAATGAAATGTGAACGAAAAATCCTACATCCAAAATCCTTAGTATTAACTCCAACTATTTGATCATCGTTATTTAGTAATTCATTGATGTATACAAATCTCATGGTACTTTCGTCaatcataatttatttttaggtgGAATAGATACCAGTGCAACTACAATGACATGGGCGATGGCAGAATTAGCTAGGAAACAAAAACTGATGAAGACAGCCCAAGAAGGTAGAAGATGCATTGGAAACACAAAGGAAAAATCAGTGAACAAGATACAGATGAGCTTCAATACGTCAAGATGATAATCAAAGAGACTCGATTGCATACTCTAGCTCCAATGATTATTCCAAGAGAAACCATGT
This window encodes:
- the LOC109946597 gene encoding uncharacterized protein LOC109946597 isoform X3, coding for MVKASEFSEGQDEEEDEARTGESDPGFKIASMIYQRIIYMYPMLHKLEANNGSGIMKPLNISKSSICSINGNPADFNMPEVGNRYMIRGEDLKFGKRIPFSRRRGLVKVDQHKWQRNMKALYQKGNVYQKENVTETLLIEFEEGKFFQEKAREVDEESNEMILRTRNVETQGEIVLNLHGKCFQEKTSEVDKESNEMILRTRWNRYQCNYNDMGDGRIS
- the LOC109946597 gene encoding uncharacterized protein LOC109946597 isoform X1; this encodes MVKASEFSEGQDEEEDEARTGESDPGFKIASMIYQRIIYMYPMLHKLEANNGSGIMKPLNISKSSICSINGNPADFNMPEVGNRYMIRGEDLKFGKRIPFSRRRGLVKVDQHKWQRNMKALYQKGNVYQKENVTETLLIEFEEGKFFQEKAREVDEESNEMILRTRNVETQGEIVLNLHGKCFQEKTSEVDKESNEMILRTRLASFSLKFCVVCFYSLWTLINGGV
- the LOC109946597 gene encoding uncharacterized protein LOC109946597 isoform X2 — its product is MVKASEFSEGQDEEEDEARTGESDPGFKIASMIYQRIIYMYPMLHKLEANNGSGIMKPLNISKSSICSINGNPADFNMPEVGNRYMIRGEDLKFGKRIPFSRRRGLVKVDQHKWQRNMKALYQKGNVYQKENVTETLLIEFEEGKFFQEKAREVDEESNEMILRTRNVETQGEIVLNLHGKCFQEKTSEVDKESNEMILRTRNVETQGEIVLDYCMDIFFF